One sulfur-oxidizing endosymbiont of Gigantopelta aegis genomic region harbors:
- a CDS encoding group II truncated hemoglobin, producing the protein MTQTPYDALGGEQPLRELVDRFYDQMDTLPETNTIRQMHAKSLKASREKLFLFLSGWLGGPDLYIEKYGHPRLRRRHMPFTIGQSESDQWLLCMKNALDEMSIAGDLRAL; encoded by the coding sequence ATGACTCAAACACCTTATGATGCACTCGGTGGTGAACAGCCACTGCGTGAACTGGTTGATCGATTTTATGATCAAATGGACACACTGCCAGAGACTAACACTATACGTCAAATGCATGCCAAATCCCTCAAAGCATCACGTGAAAAGCTCTTTTTATTTTTATCCGGCTGGCTGGGAGGGCCTGATTTATATATAGAAAAATACGGGCATCCGCGTTTAAGGCGTCGCCACATGCCCTTTACCATTGGCCAGTCAGAAAGTGACCAATGGTTACTTTGCATGAAAAATGCACTGGATGAGATGTCCATTGCTGGCGACTTACGGGCATTATAA
- the htpG gene encoding molecular chaperone HtpG produces the protein MSVEAHKETLGFQTEVNQLLKLMIHSLYSNKEIFLRELVSNASDAIDKLRFEAISESKLYENDSELKISLSFDKEARTITISDNGIGMSRDEVVDNIGTIAKSGTRQFLDSLTGDQKKDANAIGQFGVGFYSSFIIADKVSLRTRRAGTAADQAVLWESAGEGEFSIETVDKELRGTEVTLHLKDDEDEFLDGTRLRTIVRKYSDHITVPIEMLKEAMPPMPTEEGEEEAKDDIEDVIEYEVVNNASALWTRSKKDITDEEYTEFYKHVGHDFEEPLARSHNQVEGKYEYTSLLFIPKRAPFDMWDRERQHGIKLYVRRVFIMDETEKLMPNYLRFVKGIIDSNDLPLNVSREILQNSKVLDNIRSGSVKKVLSLLQRMANNDKEDYATFWKEFGRVMKEGPGEDFANRDKIAKLLRFSSTNDNKEDQTVSLDEYITRMKDGQKDIYYITADSFAAAKNSPHLEVFRKKGIEVLLLTDRVDEFLMSSLPTYEEKNIVSVARGELDLGEMEDEEEKKEYEKTQEEYKDFLKRVTESLGDDIKEVRMTHRLTDSPACLVTGEHDMSANLERLLQQAGQDVMGHKPIFELNPEHPLIKRLSKDVDGERFDDWTRILFEQALLSEGGQLEDPATFVSRLNKMLLELTS, from the coding sequence ATGAGTGTTGAAGCACATAAGGAAACACTTGGCTTTCAAACTGAAGTCAACCAATTATTAAAGTTAATGATCCACTCTTTATACAGTAATAAAGAGATTTTCCTTAGAGAACTGGTGTCAAATGCATCTGATGCTATCGACAAACTTCGTTTTGAAGCCATTAGCGAAAGCAAACTATACGAAAATGATTCGGAACTGAAAATTTCTTTATCCTTTGATAAAGAAGCCCGTACCATCACCATTTCTGATAATGGTATCGGCATGTCACGTGATGAAGTGGTGGATAATATTGGTACGATTGCTAAATCAGGTACGCGTCAGTTTTTAGACTCACTGACTGGCGATCAAAAGAAAGATGCCAATGCCATTGGTCAATTTGGTGTGGGTTTCTATTCATCTTTTATTATTGCAGATAAAGTTAGCCTGCGTACACGTCGTGCAGGCACGGCTGCTGATCAGGCTGTTTTATGGGAATCAGCCGGTGAAGGTGAATTTAGCATTGAAACAGTGGACAAAGAACTACGTGGTACTGAAGTCACCCTACACCTTAAAGATGATGAAGATGAATTCCTTGATGGTACACGTCTAAGAACGATTGTACGTAAATATTCTGATCACATTACTGTGCCCATCGAAATGCTTAAAGAAGCAATGCCACCTATGCCGACTGAAGAGGGTGAAGAGGAAGCGAAGGACGATATCGAAGATGTGATTGAATATGAAGTTGTCAATAATGCTTCTGCATTATGGACTCGTTCTAAGAAAGACATCACTGATGAAGAATACACTGAGTTTTATAAGCACGTTGGTCATGACTTTGAAGAGCCTCTAGCGCGTTCTCATAATCAGGTAGAAGGTAAGTATGAATATACTTCCTTACTCTTTATTCCCAAACGTGCACCTTTTGATATGTGGGATCGTGAACGTCAGCATGGTATTAAACTTTATGTACGTCGCGTCTTCATCATGGATGAAACCGAAAAGTTAATGCCTAATTACCTGCGTTTTGTGAAAGGTATTATTGATTCTAATGATCTGCCCTTGAATGTTTCCCGTGAAATTTTACAGAATTCAAAAGTGCTGGATAATATTCGTTCTGGTTCAGTGAAGAAAGTTTTGTCATTATTGCAAAGAATGGCTAATAACGATAAAGAAGATTATGCGACATTCTGGAAAGAATTTGGCCGTGTGATGAAAGAAGGGCCAGGAGAAGATTTTGCTAATCGAGATAAAATTGCCAAATTGCTCCGTTTTTCCAGTACCAATGATAACAAGGAAGACCAAACAGTCTCTTTAGATGAGTACATTACTCGTATGAAAGACGGTCAAAAGGATATTTATTATATTACTGCTGATAGCTTTGCAGCGGCTAAAAATAGTCCTCACCTTGAAGTCTTTCGTAAGAAGGGCATTGAAGTCTTATTGTTAACTGATAGAGTTGATGAATTCCTAATGTCTTCATTGCCAACTTATGAAGAGAAAAATATTGTTTCTGTTGCTCGTGGTGAACTAGACCTGGGCGAAATGGAAGATGAAGAAGAAAAGAAAGAGTATGAAAAAACTCAGGAAGAGTACAAAGACTTCCTTAAGCGTGTCACAGAATCATTGGGTGATGATATCAAAGAAGTGCGCATGACGCATCGTCTAACTGACTCTCCAGCTTGTTTAGTGACAGGTGAACATGATATGAGTGCTAACCTAGAACGTCTACTACAGCAAGCCGGTCAGGATGTTATGGGGCATAAGCCTATCTTTGAACTTAATCCGGAACATCCTCTGATTAAGCGTTTGAGTAAAGACGTTGATGGTGAGCGTTTCGATGACTGGACTCGCATCTTATTTGAACAGGCACTTCTCAGTGAAGGTGGTCAATTAGAAGATCCCGCTACCTTCGTAAGCCGATTGAATAAAATGTTGTTGGAACTGACCAGCTAA
- a CDS encoding alpha-D-glucose phosphate-specific phosphoglucomutase, with amino-acid sequence MPSSIISKSASKTISTTPFDDQKPGTSGLRKKVTQFKQAHYLENFVQAIFNSIGNIQGKTLVLGGDGRFYNQDAIQIILKMASANGFSKVLVGQNGILSTPAASVIIRKKQAFGGIILSASHNSGGPDEDFGIKYNTDNGGPAPEKITDAIYAQTKVIAQYQIIEHTSDIDLSQLASHDLAGMTVEIIDSVADYSELMNDLFDFDAIRNLFSSGFKLCFDAMHAVTGPYAINILELQLGASAGSVINGIPLEDFGGGHPDPNLVHAHELAQLMFSDHAPDFGAASDGDGDRNMIVGNNIFVTPSDSLAILTANAHLISSYNGKVMGVARSMPTSQAADQVAKKLKIDSYETPTGWKFFGNLMDADKVTLCGEESFGTGSSHIREKDGLWAVLFWLNILAVRKESVKDIVQSHWQEFGRNYYSRHDYEAIDTDSANQLMAGLREQVKHLSGKEFGSLCVSYSDDFCYTDPIDKSVSEHQGIRIGFTNGSRVIFRLSGTGTSGATLRIYYESYEAEQDKMYQDTQEALLQLIQLSTEISQLTSISGRTEATVIT; translated from the coding sequence ATGCCATCCAGTATCATTTCTAAGAGCGCTTCTAAAACCATTTCTACTACGCCGTTTGATGACCAAAAACCCGGCACATCTGGTTTAAGAAAAAAAGTAACGCAATTCAAACAAGCTCACTATCTGGAAAATTTTGTCCAGGCTATTTTTAATTCAATTGGCAATATCCAGGGAAAAACACTAGTTTTAGGTGGGGATGGACGCTTTTATAACCAAGATGCCATACAAATCATTTTAAAAATGGCTAGTGCTAATGGCTTTTCTAAAGTCCTAGTCGGTCAAAATGGTATTTTATCCACTCCAGCGGCCTCGGTTATCATTAGAAAAAAACAGGCTTTTGGGGGCATTATTCTCTCTGCCAGTCATAATTCTGGCGGTCCAGATGAAGATTTTGGCATAAAATACAATACGGATAATGGTGGCCCTGCACCAGAAAAAATTACCGATGCAATTTATGCACAAACCAAAGTGATTGCTCAGTATCAAATCATTGAGCACACCTCTGATATTGATCTCAGCCAATTAGCCAGCCATGATTTGGCGGGTATGACAGTAGAGATCATCGATTCCGTGGCTGATTATTCTGAACTCATGAATGATTTATTTGATTTTGATGCCATCAGAAACTTATTTTCCAGTGGTTTTAAGCTTTGTTTTGATGCCATGCACGCTGTTACGGGGCCATATGCTATTAATATACTGGAACTGCAATTGGGAGCCTCTGCAGGTTCAGTTATCAACGGCATTCCATTAGAAGATTTTGGCGGTGGCCACCCTGATCCCAACCTGGTTCATGCCCATGAATTAGCCCAGCTCATGTTTTCTGATCATGCTCCTGATTTTGGCGCTGCATCCGATGGTGATGGTGATAGAAATATGATCGTGGGAAATAATATTTTTGTCACACCCAGTGATAGTCTGGCAATATTGACCGCTAATGCACATCTCATCTCATCGTACAATGGCAAAGTCATGGGCGTTGCCCGCTCCATGCCGACTAGTCAGGCTGCTGATCAAGTAGCCAAGAAATTAAAGATTGACAGCTATGAAACGCCCACGGGATGGAAGTTTTTTGGCAATTTAATGGATGCCGATAAAGTTACCTTATGCGGTGAAGAAAGCTTTGGCACAGGATCCAGTCATATTCGTGAAAAAGACGGTTTATGGGCAGTACTTTTCTGGCTCAATATCTTAGCCGTACGCAAAGAATCGGTGAAAGATATTGTCCAGTCACATTGGCAGGAATTTGGTCGTAATTATTATTCCCGTCATGATTATGAAGCCATTGATACTGATTCAGCTAATCAACTTATGGCCGGTTTACGTGAACAAGTAAAACACTTGAGTGGTAAAGAATTTGGATCTTTATGTGTCAGTTATAGTGATGATTTTTGCTATACCGATCCCATCGATAAGAGTGTAAGTGAACATCAGGGCATTCGCATCGGATTCACCAATGGCTCAAGAGTCATTTTTCGCTTGTCTGGCACGGGTACTAGCGGTGCAACCTTGAGAATTTATTATGAAAGTTATGAAGCAGAACAAGATAAAATGTATCAGGATACTCAGGAAGCATTGCTTCAGCTGATTCAACTCTCAACCGAGATTAGTCAGCTGACATCAATTTCTGGACGTACTGAAGCGACTGTTATTACCTAA
- a CDS encoding PhnD/SsuA/transferrin family substrate-binding protein, with protein MPPQILKQLHTPLVTEINESMSKKIVMTSTSSYGRFIENLKNESYDIILVQPFDYIWAHDQYNYQPLAKYRTPLSALFMVPIDSLMWLYLTGHTT; from the coding sequence CTGCCACCGCAAATTCTAAAACAACTACACACACCACTCGTGACTGAAATAAATGAATCAATGTCAAAAAAAATCGTAATGACTAGCACTTCAAGTTATGGCCGATTTATTGAAAACCTAAAAAACGAATCTTATGACATAATCCTAGTACAACCCTTTGACTATATATGGGCACACGATCAATATAATTACCAACCACTAGCAAAATATAGAACTCCCTTATCAGCTCTATTTATGGTGCCAATAGATAGTCTAATGTGGCTATACTTAACCGGACACACAACTTAA
- a CDS encoding transposase has protein sequence MNDQTKKPNKSYTSEFKESAVKLANETDQPVSQTARELGVNVNTLHTWISKYSKPVKTVANRSDEHIYDEVKRLKKELAKVIQERDLLKRPQRTLQGKLCEVRMDN, from the coding sequence ATGAATGATCAAACAAAAAAACCGAATAAAAGCTATACATCAGAATTTAAAGAATCAGCTGTCAAATTAGCTAATGAGACGGATCAACCCGTTTCTCAGACTGCCAGGGAGCTAGGTGTTAATGTAAATACTCTACATACCTGGATCAGTAAATATTCCAAACCGGTGAAGACGGTAGCCAATAGAAGTGATGAACACATTTATGATGAAGTAAAACGTCTGAAAAAAGAATTGGCAAAAGTGATTCAGGAGCGTGATTTATTAAAAAGGCCACAGCGTACTTTGCAAGGGAAACTTTGTGAAGTACGCATGGATAACTGA
- a CDS encoding IS3 family transposase, protein MKYAWITDQAKDYPVTILCRFMDVSRSCYYDWVSSPKTDREKENEALTEQLKNCLKTVARLMEPVVLKRKLAEKGVHISRRRIGRLMKKAGLFCKTKRRFKATTNSKHNKRISPNLLEREFTVSQPDRYYVGDITYIATKEGWLYLAVVIDLFSRQIVGWSMDERMKAKLVNDALLMAIWKRKPMDGLLWHTDRGSQYASDSHRKILSDHNIIQSMSRKGNCWDNAVSESFFHSLKTELTHHCRFKTRVEAKQAIFEYIEVFYNRERLHSANDYLSPVDYEIQQEIA, encoded by the coding sequence GTGAAGTACGCATGGATAACTGATCAGGCTAAAGATTACCCGGTAACGATTCTGTGCCGTTTTATGGATGTTTCCCGTAGTTGCTATTATGATTGGGTTAGCTCTCCTAAAACGGATAGAGAGAAAGAAAATGAAGCGCTTACTGAGCAGCTAAAAAACTGTTTGAAGACAGTCGCAAGACTTATGGAACCCGTCGTCTTAAAAAGAAAACTGGCTGAAAAAGGCGTTCATATAAGCCGCCGGAGAATTGGTCGATTAATGAAAAAAGCCGGTTTGTTTTGTAAAACGAAGAGACGCTTTAAAGCGACGACTAATTCCAAGCATAATAAGCGTATATCTCCAAATTTACTGGAAAGAGAGTTTACTGTCTCTCAACCTGATCGCTACTATGTGGGTGATATTACCTATATTGCCACCAAGGAAGGCTGGTTATATTTAGCGGTTGTCATTGACTTATTCTCTAGGCAAATTGTTGGCTGGTCGATGGATGAGCGAATGAAAGCCAAGCTAGTCAATGATGCTTTACTGATGGCCATATGGAAGCGTAAACCAATGGATGGATTGCTTTGGCATACTGACCGAGGTAGCCAATATGCCTCTGATAGTCATAGAAAAATATTGTCGGATCATAACATAATTCAGTCTATGAGCCGCAAAGGAAATTGCTGGGACAATGCTGTATCAGAGAGCTTCTTTCATAGTTTGAAAACTGAATTGACGCACCATTGTCGATTCAAAACCAGAGTAGAAGCAAAGCAGGCAATATTTGAATATATTGAGGTATTTTATAATCGGGAGCGACTTCATTCGGCTAATGATTATTTGTCACCAGTCGATTATGAAATACAGCAGGAAATAGCTTAA
- a CDS encoding HD-GYP domain-containing protein — protein sequence MENHNALLGLSRIRNMDTYTFEHSVNIGVLMMSFAKGRGMSAEIIHEVGVGGLLHDIGKARTPPEILNKPSKLTDEEFVIMRQHVVDSRIILSQTPGVSQNALDVGALHHEKYDGSGYPDGKKGDEISLIGQMSAIVDVYDALTADRCYHKGQDPSVVLKRMLSWTGSHFNPQLMQEFIQCVGIYPPATLVMLSNHRLAVVIENNSNILLPRVVVFLNTKSNETLEPTVIDLSKQDKLKIISSESDHKWNVDPQKYLDLI from the coding sequence TTGGAAAATCATAACGCCTTACTGGGTCTTTCTCGCATTCGCAACATGGATACCTACACCTTCGAGCATTCCGTTAATATTGGTGTGCTGATGATGTCATTTGCTAAAGGTCGTGGCATGTCTGCTGAAATCATTCATGAAGTAGGTGTCGGTGGCCTATTGCACGATATTGGCAAAGCACGTACACCACCGGAAATTCTTAACAAGCCCAGCAAACTTACCGATGAAGAATTTGTGATTATGCGCCAGCACGTGGTGGATAGTCGTATCATTTTATCCCAAACGCCTGGCGTCAGCCAAAACGCCTTAGATGTTGGCGCTCTACACCATGAGAAATATGATGGCTCAGGCTATCCCGATGGTAAAAAAGGCGATGAAATTAGCCTCATTGGACAAATGTCCGCCATTGTCGATGTGTATGATGCCCTGACAGCAGATCGTTGTTATCACAAAGGCCAAGATCCTTCTGTGGTACTAAAACGCATGTTGTCATGGACGGGTTCACACTTTAATCCACAATTGATGCAAGAATTTATTCAGTGTGTTGGCATTTACCCGCCCGCCACTTTAGTCATGCTCAGTAATCATCGTCTTGCCGTAGTGATTGAAAATAATAGCAACATTTTGCTGCCACGCGTGGTGGTTTTTCTTAATACTAAAAGCAATGAAACACTTGAACCAACCGTTATTGATTTGTCAAAACAGGATAAACTGAAAATAATTAGCTCTGAATCCGATCACAAGTGGAATGTTGATCCACAAAAATACCTTGATCTGATTTAA
- a CDS encoding 2Fe-2S iron-sulfur cluster-binding protein, with product MDRHLSLSQAARLIGVKRGDIQKKIQENKLTVMEGTVVLSDLKLAFPDAVYEDNTMLEKMEKFMKDAVHKMAQSEREGAHVDALSRRLVAVSKELNDEHNRVSQMEALIDGMKQKLMDLSANNTHEQSLQEINDWFETALSSLNEEKASPPITLEHQIKQFMLPHVRLLPSRHDYISDKSETLLESALRSGLAVDYGCNNGKCGKCKAKLLSGRVEKTAHQDYVFSESEKSQGFILTCANTAVTDITLESEEAVSSDDIPQQSIATKVKKLQRINDNVMVLTLKTPRSQRLRFLAGQHIELALDNYLQQHMQNNQSDEEKPPIIAEYSIASCPCEPANLEFHIPIGADEPFAKVIKNDLKTGDSLTLNGPHGSFVLNEDSPNSLIFVAWDTGFAPIKSLIEHAMSLEHAETIHLYWMTTKVEDHYLDNLCRSWHDALDNFTYTRIMCDAKTDVVADSLMQHLHDEHSHLLNFDLYIAAPSHLNHLLKPLLISHGIKGQNLHFESIFHGKEIRD from the coding sequence ATGGATCGCCATTTATCTCTTTCTCAGGCCGCTCGCCTTATTGGTGTTAAACGCGGTGATATTCAAAAAAAGATTCAGGAAAACAAGCTCACGGTCATGGAAGGCACGGTGGTACTTTCTGACTTAAAGCTAGCCTTTCCCGATGCGGTTTATGAAGATAATACCATGCTGGAAAAGATGGAAAAGTTCATGAAAGATGCCGTGCATAAAATGGCTCAAAGTGAACGCGAAGGCGCACATGTTGACGCACTGAGCCGACGTCTGGTCGCAGTCAGCAAAGAACTCAACGATGAACATAACCGTGTCAGTCAAATGGAAGCACTCATTGATGGCATGAAACAAAAGCTCATGGATCTCTCAGCCAATAACACTCATGAGCAATCACTCCAGGAAATAAATGACTGGTTTGAGACAGCTCTATCTTCCCTCAATGAAGAAAAAGCAAGTCCACCCATCACATTAGAACACCAGATAAAGCAGTTTATGCTTCCGCATGTACGCTTATTACCCAGTCGCCATGATTATATTTCAGACAAATCAGAGACTTTGCTAGAGTCTGCACTTCGCTCTGGTTTAGCCGTTGATTATGGCTGTAATAATGGTAAGTGTGGCAAATGTAAAGCCAAGCTATTGTCTGGGCGAGTAGAGAAAACAGCCCATCAGGATTATGTGTTTTCTGAAAGTGAAAAAAGCCAGGGCTTTATTTTGACCTGCGCCAATACGGCTGTGACCGATATTACTTTGGAGTCAGAAGAAGCGGTGAGCTCAGACGATATTCCACAACAAAGTATTGCCACCAAGGTGAAAAAATTACAGCGAATTAATGATAATGTCATGGTACTAACCTTAAAAACACCACGCAGTCAGCGTCTAAGATTTTTGGCGGGACAGCATATTGAATTAGCACTGGATAACTATCTGCAACAGCATATGCAAAACAATCAGAGCGATGAAGAAAAACCGCCCATTATTGCGGAATACTCAATCGCCAGTTGTCCTTGTGAGCCCGCTAATCTGGAGTTTCATATTCCGATTGGTGCCGATGAACCCTTTGCCAAGGTGATTAAAAATGATTTGAAAACCGGGGATAGTCTGACCCTGAATGGGCCACACGGTAGCTTTGTACTCAATGAAGACTCACCCAACTCTTTAATTTTTGTTGCCTGGGATACCGGCTTTGCGCCAATTAAAAGTCTGATAGAACATGCCATGTCTCTGGAACATGCAGAAACGATTCACTTATATTGGATGACCACTAAAGTAGAAGATCACTATCTGGATAATCTCTGCCGTTCCTGGCACGATGCCCTGGATAATTTCACTTATACCCGCATCATGTGTGACGCGAAAACAGATGTGGTAGCCGACTCGCTGATGCAGCATTTACATGATGAGCATAGTCATTTATTGAATTTTGACTTATACATCGCTGCACCGAGTCACCTCAACCATTTACTTAAACCCTTGCTCATTTCACATGGCATCAAGGGGCAGAACCTACACTTTGAAAGCATTTTTCACGGTAAAGAGATTAGGGATTAA
- a CDS encoding DUF1415 domain-containing protein: MENIIKATQCWLDSVIIEHNICPFAKQERDKGRIRFFVSQAEEMSQMLEQLVLEWERLDEQPEIETTLFMLAHIGHDFNEYLDILEIANQLLIEQDCEGIYQLASFHPNYCFAGSDDEDPANYTNRSPYPTLHIIREKSLEQALQNYPEPELIPVRNIEYCQTLGLEKMQQMLAKCMTD; the protein is encoded by the coding sequence ATGGAAAATATAATTAAAGCGACACAATGCTGGTTAGACTCGGTTATTATCGAGCATAATATCTGCCCTTTTGCGAAACAAGAACGAGACAAAGGGCGTATTCGTTTCTTTGTTTCACAAGCAGAAGAAATGAGCCAAATGCTGGAGCAATTGGTGCTTGAATGGGAGCGCTTGGATGAACAGCCTGAAATTGAAACCACCTTGTTTATGTTGGCTCATATCGGCCATGACTTTAATGAGTATTTAGATATCTTGGAGATTGCTAATCAATTGCTGATTGAGCAAGATTGCGAAGGAATTTATCAATTAGCCAGTTTTCATCCCAATTACTGTTTTGCAGGCAGTGATGATGAAGATCCTGCTAATTATACCAATCGTTCTCCTTATCCTACCTTGCATATTATTCGTGAAAAAAGTCTTGAGCAGGCACTACAGAATTATCCAGAGCCAGAACTGATACCCGTTCGAAATATTGAGTATTGTCAGACCCTTGGTTTGGAAAAAATGCAACAAATGTTAGCAAAATGTATGACTGACTGA
- a CDS encoding M48 family metallopeptidase, with protein sequence MPENVALKALGENFSIVYRTESAMSGRSLKLRLVAAQQLEIRGNLEHKKSVFALLESFFKDYARSYFKEKLDHYSEQYQLPYNRLTVRAQKTRWGSCSAKKNINLNYRLLFIDEVLLDYILVHELVHTVQMNHSASFWTHLESLMSDARVRDKQVNQETKNLPCWIFYS encoded by the coding sequence TTGCCTGAAAACGTTGCTCTAAAAGCATTGGGCGAAAATTTTTCTATTGTTTACCGTACTGAATCGGCTATGTCGGGTCGTAGTTTAAAGTTAAGGTTGGTCGCAGCACAACAATTAGAAATTAGAGGAAATTTAGAGCATAAGAAATCGGTATTTGCCTTATTGGAAAGCTTTTTTAAAGATTATGCGCGCAGTTATTTTAAGGAAAAGCTGGATCATTATAGTGAGCAATATCAGTTACCCTACAATCGCTTGACTGTGCGAGCACAAAAAACTCGCTGGGGTAGTTGTTCTGCAAAAAAGAACATTAACCTTAATTATCGTTTATTATTTATTGATGAAGTCTTGTTGGATTATATTTTAGTACATGAACTGGTTCATACGGTGCAAATGAATCACTCAGCGTCTTTTTGGACTCATTTGGAAAGTTTAATGAGTGATGCTCGAGTGAGGGATAAGCAAGTCAATCAGGAGACGAAAAACCTGCCTTGTTGGATTTTTTACTCATAA
- a CDS encoding DUF45 domain-containing protein — protein sequence MLSSELTLENYTIRWSKRAKYIRLTVSLEKGIVVVVPATMSEQKIQQVVPQFINEKQSWLQQAVKNYVTAVLRPDQLMNVYCLKTLL from the coding sequence TTGTTATCATCTGAGTTGACACTTGAAAACTATACTATCCGGTGGTCTAAGCGGGCAAAATACATACGCCTGACGGTTTCTTTAGAAAAAGGAATTGTCGTTGTAGTCCCTGCAACAATGAGTGAACAAAAAATACAGCAAGTTGTACCACAGTTTATCAACGAGAAGCAGAGCTGGTTACAGCAGGCGGTTAAAAACTACGTGACAGCGGTGTTGCGACCCGATCAATTGATGAATGTCTATTGCCTGAAAACGTTGCTCTAA